The sequence GGAAAGGAAAGCTGGAAATTTTGTAATGATGCATTTTGTACTCCTCTGTATACACTGTGAAGCTGGCCACCATGAATTCAGATTGTGGATACAGTGACTTGCCCTAATAGCCCCCTCTTCTGTTCGTATATACCTAGATCTCTGATGAAAGAGGGAGAGGTGGATCAAGTAGCCATGGATAAAGGTGGAAAAAGGACCCATGTTCGGGAATCCTAGCAGGCTGCATCTGTCACCAGCTTGTTTCAGATTGGTCATCTGGATATATAGCTTTTCATTATCACTTTATTACAAAAGCATCGATTTAATTCCATCATTTAGTCTTTGGAATCACGAGCATCTCCAGAATAACCATCATTTTTCTCTCTATGGGTAAAAAAACTGAAGCCTGTTTGTGTCGGATCTCAAAGTGTTACTTAATCTCACCAGCTCATACTCACAAATTAAATCCACACAGCTGCTGAACGCAGCTGCCCAAGGGGATGTGGCAACATTTGCTTTATGGTAAGAGGTCATGACTGCTGCCATCAACGATTCTAGGACATGTTGGCAGGAGCCTCTCTTGCTACTGAAGACGTCAAGAACTGAATGCTGTATCTAAACCCTCTTTTTAGTTAACTAAAAATTGAGTTTGGTTTCACCGCTTTTCCTACTTTTCCGCTGAGATTAAACCTGACACCAAATCCTACTTTGAACTTCAGCTTCCTGTTGTTATTTAGAAACCCTAGGACAGACAATCAAAAAGCTACAtgacagaagcagaacagcaacCAAAACATCATCAATGGGATGAACTcaagataattttttcctaaatttagCCTGCTAAAGTTGACATAACTAAGAGTAAGTGACAATATACACTGACAGCCTAACTTTGATTCTACACCTCTTATGACAACAGTGACATGGGACACTGAATTAAGAATACACTCAGACACAAGGTAAAAGAACCTTGATTTGTTCTGGTGCTGCCTGCAGAACGAGCAACAGATCAATGGACATTGGGTTATCCACTATTTCAGCGATTTAACATgagggaaatgagaaaaaaatagtgaataaataagtaaaaaatgcaagagaaaggaagcagtagagatgagatttttttttttaataaagccagCTAATATTGaacttaaaagatttttttttcttttaaacagaaaagaactaAGAATATATTCCCTTACAAAGCTGAACATATTGTATTCCAAAATGAAGAAGTAACACACAGGTTTCTAAAcctaaatgtaaaattaaaccTCTACTCTTAACAATTGTTTCCTACATTCAGAAGGAGAGTTTAACACATTTCATAAGACTTGTCAGCTGGACATCGGCAATGTGCCTTTAAAATGCCAGCTGCAATTCCAGTTGCATAAAATGCCAGCAGAGGATGCAAGATATGCCTACCTTCATATATAGCATGTATAAACAACTTTCAATTTTTCATCTCCCAAGAAAAGCTTAAAACACAAACATCTGAACATTTAGGTTTTCACTAGCTAGCTGCTGAAAcaggaaagctttttaaaatgactaaCTTTGGAGTCTTGCAGTAAGGCTTGTGGCAAGTCCAGCCAAAGTGTTTCCAAGGGTACTGGGTCTGGGTGTTAATTTTTTCATAGCAGCCTGTATGGCACTGTGTTTTAGATCCATGcctaaaacagtgttgataacacactagTATCAGCAGTGTTTGCACAGCGTCAAGGCCTTCTCTGTCACTCTGCCCCTGCAGCAAATAGAATGACGGTGTGCAAGACATTTggaggagacacagctgggacatCACTTTGTTTTGCCTGGGAGAGCTATGACAAAAGCACCAGCCTTGAGCTTAATCTGGTATTTGGGCCCTGCATTACTACAGTCCCTTCCGGGGCACACCTATTCCAGTGCAGCTTTACCTGCTGGCCACAGTTCCTATCACGAAATATACaactgctctggtgtggggtccccCACGGGCTACAGTGTGACCTCATGCTGACCACCATCTTTAGAGTAAGGGTCTACAATAGACAAAAGTGAGTCACAGAGGAGAACTCTACTTTGGATTGCAGTAAAGCTTCTGCGCATCTTAGCTAAACATACCAATCCAAAAACGTACACTTGTAGTAATCATTAAAAAGGTGTAAAGCTATCAGAGAGAGTTATCCAGTCAGGATTTATTTGAATCTTTACCTTACTACACAAATTATTTCACAGCATAACATGCTGGGCATATCGGAGATTGTGAAGAGAGATCTTCTAAGAACACAGCTATTACTATCATATCTGGTTAAACATTTGAGGAAGATTCTCAAAAACTAAAATTCCAGTAAATCGTAAACCCCAGTATGTTTCTCCTTTAACCCAGTCATGCATTGACAAACATTTGTGAACTAAATGATCTCAATAAAACCGTATTTAAGAAATACACTTTGCTACaattctaatttaaaatttgGATCCTGAAGTTCACTAATATAGTCAGGTTAGAGCAACATTTCATACAAATAAATAGGCCAACAACTAATCTTTGTGAAGTTTAGTCTTTTAACAGGGGCACCTCAAATGCTCCCTCCTCATGATCCCCTCTCACTGAAGATTACTGCACACTCACAGTGAATCTCTGATGCCCATTTGCTACAATACTGGGCCTGGTGCTGACACATATAATGTCCACGTTTGTGGGACAAGAAAGTAATACTCATGGTCTATAAAGTTCTCATGGGGATGGATCCCACTGTCCCTAGCTGGAAAGTTGTCCCTGCTTCTAGCTGACAGACAGCAAACCTGTAACTAAAATATCTGCAGATGCTGGTCCTGCCAATGTCATAGCAGGATTCATGACCTTATTTTTCCAGGGTTCTGCTTTTCTAAACTGGAAATATATTCATACCTGGCATAacagaaaacccaaaataaacaaTGAGGAGTGcatttaacaataaaaaaaacaaatacacaatACATTCATATACTCTCTTCTGATTACACTGAATTTCTAGGACACAGATTGGTTCTTTgggaaacattaaaatgttcAGCACTTAAACACGACAGAATCTGCTTTGGTCACCATAATGCATTACCTGGTAAATTAGTCTTCATAATATCAATGCCAACTTGAAGCTCAGGCTCAGCTGCAAGAACTGCATAATCTCCTTGATGAGAGACGTTGAAGTTGTAATTCGAATAGATACTGAATACGTTATTTGCCAGGAAAGGTTTTCCTTTTGATGTCCTTTGCAAGTTTATTTCATTCCAAGGTATGCACAACTTTTCTGCAATTAATTTCCGCATCAGCAGGCGTCCAGcctgtgaaataaaatggaagtgaTTAATACAGAACTATTATGCTATGTGCAAAATATCTGTGGTTGCTAGAAAACCACCTACCTAAAAAAATGTGGCTTTATTATTGCCGATACAAAGTTAAGAGTATATTTTAGCCAAATCATTtagatttctgccttttataAAAGCCTGTGTCAAGTAAATTTAACCAAAATAGTTTACCAGACCCAAATACAGAATGCATTTGTTATCGCTATTAGTGGAGAGACAACACAAGACCCAATAAAAAGCAGTCCCAGCCTAGAAGAACCACATAAAATAGTTCCTTCTCTACCTTATTTACTTAGGATACTTTATTGCATAGATCAATACTTTTTATCCCACACTGAACATTCAAAGTGTCTCAGCAGCCTTCCTTTCAGTACATTAATTCAGTGACTCAGGTGCTAAATACCACACAGCTAAAACTTATGAGTGACTACTTATAGGCTAGTTAGCAAAAGTCTGTATTACTACCACATTGTTACATAAGATTTAAAACCTGAATTATGTAAccagttttatttccttacaCGTTACACTACTGTCTTCACGTATAGTCTCCTAGAGTACGTTGATTTTCTCTTAACATCATGACGTAAAACTTGTGAAGTCTTTCGGAGTAACTACTAAGAGCAGACTGCAAACATCCCTTTTTCCTCCGAAGTGAAGATGTAAGCAGAGCTGGCAATTAACGCTTTGTAATGCATTTACTTCCCTGTCATGCCCTCGCAGGGCGTATTTTCCTACGAAAAGTCAGAAAATTGGGCAATACTGAGTCGGCAGAGAGACAATCTGGTCCCCAGGGGAAAGCGCCGGTCCCGGGACCGCGAGTGGTGCCGGGGGGGGAGGTGCCCAGCGCAGCAGCCTCCGCCCGCGCCCCGAGGGGCCCTCAGCAGCCTCCGCCACGGCCCCGTCGAGGGGCAGGGCCCCGCCGGCGACGCCCGCAGCAGCGGGAGAGAGAGCAACGAGACGGAGGGCTCCGGGCAAGGCGATCCAGTGAGTCCCGCCCGCAGACTacggccgcccgccgccgtGCCTCCCGCCCCCCCACCAGCATGTACCAAGGCGGCTTTGGCATCACGGGCAAAGACAAACTGGCCGACGCGGTCCTTCTCCTCGGGCTGCACCAGCCGCGCCGCCAGCAGCCACTCCTGGcggcagggacgccaggcggCGCAAGGGAAGGCCCAGCGCACGCTGCCCATAGCCCCCCGCGCCGCCCAACGGCAGCGGGACCCGCGCGCCTCCGCTACCGTGCGGCACAACGTGCGCATGCGCCTGTCCTTGGGCGGGAGGGACCCGCCGTCGAGGAACGGCAGCCAATCAGACATCAAAGTGCCCTGTGAGTGACAGGGGAATGCGCCAGGTATCGACTTATCAGGGGAAAGGCGGTGCCTGCGGCTGAACTGCACCCATGCTGTCGTCAGCGAGCACAGAGAGGAAGCCGCTCGGGAGGATGGGTGGGCTTTCATCTGGATTGACGGCCGCGGGAACCATTCCAAGTAGAAGAAGCGGAAGAATGACACCGGAAGGAGCCAATCTGCTGGCGCTGCTCCTGCGGAGGGTGGGCCAGACTGGTCGGTGAGCTGCTGGTGTTGGCTGCAGGTGGGTGCGCGCTGTTCGGAGGGAGCGCTATGGGGGGGACTAGCATTTCGCCGGTTGCGGAGAGGTGACAGCGCTGGAGACCGCCACATCCCGTGGCCGGGCCCCGCGGTCGCGCTGCGAGAGGAGGGGAAGCCTTTTGCACCATCCGGCCAGAATTAGTCCCCCCTTAGAATGAACGGCGGCGCCGCAGGGCGCATGCGCGGGCGGCGCGGGCATGCTCAGTAGCGGCGCGGGCATGCTCAGTAGGGGCGCTGACACAGCTCCCCTCCCGCCGGCGGGTGGGGCGAAGGGCGGGGGTGATGGGGGCTGCTGTGGTCTCTGAGGCTGGCGCTGacgggctgcagggccggcgCCGGCACCGCGCTGATGTGGTTGGGGGTGGCCGATAACCGCGGCCTTGGCAAAAAGAATGTAATTTCCCTGTAACTTCTGGCTGTCGCCGGCTTTGTGGGAGACCGGGCCGCGTTTATCCCGTTGGGGAAAGTGTCCGCTGGGGGTTCTTCGTGGCACCGTTATCGCTTTACGGCAGGTGATTCTCCCCATCGTTGCCGTTTGTACGTCCGTGCTCCTGAAGGAGCGTCCCGGCCCCTGTAGAGCTGACACATGCCGGGAGCTGCAGCAGCGGGGGCGGCCTGCGTGCCTTCCCTGGACTCGCTGCTTTGTATTGACTGGAAAAGAGGAGACGATTGTTCACACATCAGATGCAAAGCACTGTATCGCCCTAGCTTGATTCTGGCTTCTAAAGAATATGTCCAAACAAAAGACTTAAGTGCTCTTTGTATAGTTGTCTGAACTGGATTCCCTGTGCCCTCAGTTATAGGCCATCTGTAAATCATCAAAAGGTAGtaattttgtttgaatttggttttgaagttGAGGCATGGCTAAAAAACTTAGGGTCTGTTTGAAAATATACGACCCTCCTTTCTGTTGCTTGCCTTTAGAAGTATTTACGCTTTAACCATTCTATATTGACCATGTACAAATcatgcaaaaatacagaaaattatattatttcaggtatttcttagaatctttcttttttttgttgttgtttagcATTCCCAGCTCCTTGTTAATGTGAAAAAGTGCTGTTTCTACACAGGCCAGAAGAACTGCTGTCTTTCTGCCTAAAGAAGTCTTGGTTAAAACTCAGTATAGGTTGgtctttgcaaaatattttaaacacagaagtgacattttggggaaaaaatgtttcagcaaGGAATCAGTAGTGTaattcacttatttttaaatatggtttccattttttttcattatttagtcAAGGAAGGATGTCACAAATACTCCCTTACGTATTATCCAAAGACAGAGACAAAGTTAACTGACAGCAGAGGACGATTTagcacagtaagaaaaaaaaccaggaaaatgcTATTCACCAAAATCAAATTGTAGCTGAGGCTTACGTTTCAGGCATTGTATTCTGCACACTTTAAAGAGGAAATTGTGGCCATATCTATATTTAGTTCCTGATATGTGATAATTCTAACGGAATATGGATCTTACCTAGTTCCAAAAAACCCCTCAGGTTTGATTAATAGGTTTGACTTGTCAATGCATTCTACTTAGAGAGATGTAAacatacagcattttttttcactagcggatttattgattttaaaaaaaaaataagtatcatGTGTAAGTGCAAACTGAGATTCAAGATGCACTGTATAATATGTAATATGAATATGTTCAATATAAACCCACATTTTTATTATAAGTAAAACATGCTATGATAATAAGCTATGCTAAATTATTCTATAAATACGCTTAAAATTGCATGtgtgttttgaaacaaacacATATTTTAATCACATAGAGAAATGAAGGACTACAGAACCCAGTAAAAGcagttatttcttcttccagaatTTGCAGTTATTATTTTTGCCAGAATTAGAAGTACAGCATGGCATTTTAAttccgattttttttttctgaaaatgaaaattagagTTCTTGAACTTTTTTacctaagaaaataatttctaaaggaACTTCATGAATTCGAGAAATTTAGCTTTATGGTAGAATCTGGTCAGTTTAAGTTCTTCTAAGTGATTATTTTCTCTATCTTAATGGATTCATCTGTTTGTGAGAGGGTATGTAATTAAAGATCACTGCTTGCAGAGGGGGAATCTTCCACTTTTGGAAAGCCTCCAGGAATCAGTGCAATTTCACTGCTTCCTATAGGTACTATGCTGGGGTTTCTTTccaagctgttttttttttcaatcactTCTAAAGAACCCAAAGCTTTAAAGTCTCTGTGTCACCTTTCCTTCTTAGAATACTGTCTCAACATGTATTATTGATAAATGCCACTTTTGTGGATTAAATGTCTCAGAAGGTCAcatgcatctttttttattttctaaaaattattgactgaatattaattttctttgaagctcAGTTATTTATGAAGAAGCTGTGAGACTCAGCTGCATTGATATTTCCAAAGAGGAACCTGGAATTCTGTTGCTGTCTGTTTTCAATCTTAGACAGTCAGCGTCAATCAAAACAATAATACAATGTAAAAGTACAGAACTTTGTACTTagtatttataatttaattacatttcaatCCACTCCTATCTTTTAAGTCAGCAATTAGAAGTGTCACCAAATCCTTTAGATACCTGTTCCACTCATATTCATCTTGCTGAATATTAAATTAGATGCTCTTAAATTAGATGTGTAGTGGGGAGTGatgtctttaaaaattgttaacAAGTTATTAATTTCTCCCCTTTTTGAATAGATAAGGAGTGAAAATAGCAAATCATCTGGATGGGTATATCATAGACTTAATAATataatacttattttttaatattagattttaaaatgctgaccTTGACTTTTTCAAAACTTACATTAACTGTACAGTTaaattttgtatgaaaaaaagagCTAAAACTTCTCTAGAGAAAtgtatacaatttttttatctttgttgGTCTTAATTCTTTCTTCCTAGGTACGTAAAGTATGCTGTAAAATATCAGCATTTatgatttctcctttttaaaatcctgctaTCTAGTAAGACATACTATCCAAGTTGGGAGAAGGCTAATGGACAAAGGAAATGTTCTCCTGAAGAACAATTTATTTCTCATAAGATATCTGCTAAGAAGTATTAAGAATGAATATTCTTTTTTATAATTGGTGAGAGACTGCTGTAGCACAGCTATATTGTGCTTTGAGATAAAGCAGATAGATTGTTTTACAATTGTAAATAGTAAAGTACCAAATAAAGGTTGAGTTTAGAGTCTTTTTGCCAGCTGTGTTGGTAGAAGAGAGAACTTCTACACACAGAATGTTATTTGTACTGTCTGAATGTGTACATGCCTCATGCTAGGTTGGTGTCTGTTATGCTGGGAACAGTCTCAGGCTTCAGTCCTGTTACAAAGGTTCGGTCATGTTTATTGTCAGGCAGGCATGGCCCTAACACGCTTTTTCTGACAAAGTGCTAACTTACATATACATGATACTTATGTATGCTCAATACTTTCACAAAACAACATCCACTAGGCTCCCCTAGGggaatatatacaaatatatacaaaaaaacatatctgtatgtatatttttatcttaataTTATAGTGATCAAAACAGTTTGGTGTAAGTCTTTTCCAGTGTCATTCTGTACCCTGTGTTCTCATCTGGGTGTTTGTGCTCCATTCTTATTACACAGGCCTTTGCCCTTCCTTGTTCAATAAATATTCCTCTGTTATTCACTTAGAATTAATTGCACATCTTATACTATTCTCAACTTCATTAGCACATTCAAACTTTTGTAACCATCTTATCTGTCAGTCACAGCCCCTAAGGCTAATTTGACTGTTGGATTAGCGAAATCTTTTCATCAAAAGTGTTTATGAATATATGTACTTTATATAAGTATGTTCTGATCGGTGGTCTCATGAGAATACTACAGTAGACCCTGCACAAACAGAAGTTCATCTCTGCTCAAAGTTCACTCTGCAGTTCTGTTTGCTTTGGTGTTTCAAGTCTGGTGGAATGGATGTGAACACCGTTTCTAGGAGGCATATTGCAGTGGTTGTGATTTTAGTGTATGTCTGTTGAGATATTCTGCAAATGGCTGTCCTGGATGTTTTTGGACTCCTATCTAAGTTTAACAGTATGCTGTGTTTACAGATTCTTAGTGTAATATCTAGGCTTCAACAAATATCCAGGTTATAAAACTGATACTCAAAAGGGCAGCTGGACTTTCTGAAGCGTAagtataaacaaataaattacaCATTTCAACTTTTTCCACATATAGAATTGTAAGTACATCTAAGAAGGATTGTTGATGGTGCcaactaaaagaaaatataaatacgTTATGTCTTATAACTATCTTTGGAAAGGG comes from Buteo buteo chromosome 18, bButBut1.hap1.1, whole genome shotgun sequence and encodes:
- the AASDHPPT gene encoding L-aminoadipate-semialdehyde dehydrogenase-phosphopantetheinyl transferase isoform X4; translation: MGSVRWAFPCAAWRPCRQEWLLAARLVQPEEKDRVGQFVFARDAKAALAGRLLMRKLIAEKLCIPWNEINLQRTSKGKPFLANNVFSIYSNYNFNVSHQGDYAVLAAEPELQVGIDIMKTNLPGSSSVPNFFHIMKRQFTETEWDVIKSMSNEWMQLDMFHRHWALKESFLKAIGVGIGFNLQRIEFNVSPLQLEIGKVYKETKMLLDGDKEEEWTFEETRLDDHHHVAVALGKQEGFGQKHSDC